From Arthrobacter sp. FW306-2-2C-D06B, a single genomic window includes:
- a CDS encoding PP2C family protein-serine/threonine phosphatase: MASPQASEGKALPPELPLIMRYAARSDVGRVRSKNDDSAYAGRHLAVVADGMGGHAGGDVASASTVLDMIHLDHDSYPDGAETVLADEIQTANSLLSELVHVDPKLAGMGTTVTALLLEGRRLHFAHIGDSRAYRLRNGKFEQISVDHTFVQRLIDEGRLRPEEAETHPHKNVLMRVLGDVDASPELDLDELDVVPGERWLLCSDGLNYVQGAVVEQVVRETKDLAECAELLVELTLANGAPDNVTVVLLEIVEETGENLSTAAVDVVREAPAPPKAADPGKSAPIKDSAHERDAAASPKESGANSPAATANPTAAAGPVAGSAKPAGAPEPPTATDPHLGEHLSAEILREELASRPHELVGAAATAADTGSIPTVAGRSVARRAATVLTHKAEQDRQDPQPLVARKRRWLTPAVAAVLAIFVVAGLWLGYAWTQTRYYVGEFNQHVAIFNGISQSLGPFQLSKVEATTNIRMDSLPEFTQQVVRQTVPARDLSDAQQIVKNLQEKGTTGLPVNCPTDTAKPTASPTPTASPTPASPSPSNPPTSSPTSTAAPTCAVAP, encoded by the coding sequence ATGGCTTCCCCCCAGGCTTCCGAGGGCAAGGCTCTGCCCCCGGAACTCCCCCTGATCATGCGTTACGCGGCGCGGTCCGACGTCGGGCGTGTCCGCTCGAAGAACGACGACTCTGCGTATGCCGGCCGGCATCTCGCCGTCGTCGCGGACGGAATGGGCGGACACGCGGGCGGGGACGTCGCCTCGGCATCCACCGTGCTGGACATGATCCACCTCGATCACGATTCCTACCCGGATGGCGCGGAAACAGTCCTGGCAGACGAAATCCAGACCGCCAATTCCCTCCTCTCCGAGCTCGTCCACGTAGACCCGAAGCTCGCAGGCATGGGCACCACGGTCACCGCCCTGCTCCTCGAAGGCAGGCGGCTGCACTTCGCGCACATCGGCGATTCCCGCGCCTACCGCCTGCGCAATGGCAAATTCGAGCAAATCAGCGTGGACCACACTTTCGTCCAGAGGCTGATCGACGAAGGCCGCCTGCGCCCGGAGGAAGCCGAGACCCACCCGCACAAAAACGTCCTCATGCGCGTTCTGGGCGACGTGGACGCGAGCCCCGAGCTGGACCTGGACGAGCTCGACGTCGTACCGGGCGAACGCTGGCTCCTCTGCTCCGATGGCCTGAACTACGTCCAAGGCGCAGTCGTGGAGCAAGTCGTCCGCGAAACCAAGGACCTCGCCGAGTGCGCCGAGCTCCTCGTTGAGCTCACGCTCGCCAACGGCGCTCCGGATAACGTCACCGTGGTGCTGTTGGAAATCGTGGAAGAGACCGGCGAAAACCTCAGCACGGCCGCCGTCGACGTCGTCCGGGAAGCCCCAGCGCCGCCGAAAGCGGCCGATCCCGGAAAGTCCGCGCCGATCAAAGACAGCGCGCACGAGAGAGATGCGGCGGCCTCGCCCAAAGAGTCCGGAGCCAACAGCCCGGCGGCCACCGCAAATCCCACCGCGGCGGCGGGTCCCGTAGCGGGTTCGGCAAAACCCGCCGGGGCTCCTGAGCCTCCGACGGCGACAGACCCGCACCTTGGCGAGCACCTGTCGGCCGAGATCCTCCGCGAAGAGCTCGCAAGCCGTCCCCACGAACTGGTCGGTGCTGCCGCGACGGCGGCCGACACGGGTTCGATCCCGACCGTAGCCGGACGCAGCGTTGCACGCCGGGCTGCCACGGTGCTGACCCACAAGGCTGAACAGGACCGCCAGGATCCACAACCGCTTGTCGCCCGGAAACGGCGCTGGCTTACGCCGGCCGTTGCCGCGGTCTTGGCGATTTTCGTGGTCGCCGGGCTGTGGCTCGGCTATGCGTGGACCCAGACACGCTACTACGTCGGTGAATTCAATCAGCACGTCGCGATTTTCAACGGCATTTCACAAAGCCTTGGCCCGTTCCAGCTCTCGAAAGTAGAGGCCACGACGAACATCCGCATGGATTCTTTGCCTGAATTCACGCAACAAGTCGTTCGCCAGACCGTTCCGGCGCGGGATCTCTCCGATGCCCAGCAGATCGTGAAAAACCTGCAGGAAAAGGGCACCACCGGGCTGCCCGTCAATTGCCCCACCGACACAGCCAAGCCGACGGCGAGTCCCACCCCCACGGCAAGCCCGACGCCGGCAAGCCCGAGTCCTTCGAACCCGCCAACATCGTCACCCACCTCCACGGCTGCCCCTACGTGCGCGGTGGCGCCATGA
- a CDS encoding FHA domain-containing protein FhaB/FipA — translation MSELTITALRFGFLLLLWILIFSIVSTMRRDLVIGRKAAMGTPTAREVRKHPELAPSPPQPVKQQAHQLVVVEGPLKGTTLPLAASPILLGRAQEATLVLEDDYASGRHARLFPQGSRWFIEDLGSTNGTYLADQQLTRALPVELGVPVRIGKTVIELRA, via the coding sequence ATCAGTGAACTGACCATCACCGCACTCCGCTTCGGCTTCCTGCTGTTGCTGTGGATTTTGATCTTCAGCATCGTCTCGACCATGCGTCGTGATCTCGTGATCGGCCGCAAAGCAGCCATGGGAACTCCGACGGCGCGCGAAGTACGCAAGCACCCGGAACTCGCACCCTCGCCACCCCAGCCCGTGAAGCAACAGGCGCACCAACTCGTCGTCGTCGAAGGCCCGCTCAAGGGGACCACGCTTCCCTTGGCCGCGAGCCCGATTCTGCTGGGCCGCGCACAAGAAGCCACATTGGTCCTCGAGGATGACTATGCTTCGGGCAGGCACGCGCGCTTGTTCCCCCAGGGCAGCCGATGGTTCATCGAAGATCTTGGCTCTACCAACGGCACCTACCTCGCCGATCAGCAACTGACTCGCGCCCTGCCGGTGGAGCTTGGTGTCCCCGTGAGGATCGGCAAGACGGTCATCGAATTGAGGGCGTAG
- a CDS encoding FhaA domain-containing protein, with translation MGLLDRVERGIEKAVRGVFSTGSRARVEPVEIASKLRRELDNQSITISAGRTLAPNVFDVLLSDQDFARAQDWGTPLAEELCDVVIQHVRSQGYILQGPVRISFRHDGAQREGHFEITSRTEKSDGAAAPAAPRPVVPAAPNREPTRLQPVLDIGGQRYSLNAPSIVLGRSSEADILVDDTGVSRKHLEIQTADGVIRAVDLGSTNGSYVNGHKVDGSVELTDGSTITMGRTKIIFRLLPQPAGGRP, from the coding sequence ATGGGCTTGCTTGACAGGGTTGAGCGTGGCATCGAAAAGGCCGTCCGCGGCGTCTTCTCCACCGGTTCGCGGGCTCGGGTGGAGCCGGTAGAGATAGCGAGCAAACTCCGCCGGGAACTGGACAACCAGTCCATCACTATTTCGGCCGGCCGTACCTTGGCTCCCAACGTCTTCGATGTCCTCTTGAGCGATCAAGACTTCGCGCGCGCCCAGGACTGGGGAACTCCCTTGGCCGAAGAATTGTGCGACGTCGTCATCCAGCACGTGCGCAGCCAGGGTTACATCCTGCAGGGTCCGGTACGGATTTCCTTCCGTCACGACGGTGCCCAGCGCGAAGGCCATTTCGAAATCACGTCCCGCACGGAGAAATCCGACGGGGCTGCCGCGCCCGCTGCTCCTCGGCCCGTTGTCCCCGCGGCGCCGAACCGCGAGCCCACGCGGCTCCAGCCTGTCCTGGACATCGGCGGACAACGCTATTCCCTCAACGCGCCTTCCATCGTGCTGGGCAGGTCATCCGAGGCCGACATCCTGGTGGACGATACCGGCGTCTCGCGCAAGCACTTGGAAATCCAGACGGCGGACGGAGTCATCCGCGCCGTCGACCTCGGTTCCACCAACGGAAGCTACGTCAACGGCCATAAAGTGGACGGCAGTGTGGAACTTACTGACGGATCCACCATCACCATGGGACGGACCAAGATCATCTTCAGACTTCTCCCCCAGCCCGCCGGTGGGCGCCCGTGA
- a CDS encoding TetR/AcrR family transcriptional regulator, whose translation MPEPTPAPGETKARRRAGRPMAAVLDQDGITAAALELISKKGYDGLTMAALARSLGVAPSALYNHVSSKDEVLKLVEEDLMSKVDFGGFSTLPWEEAVRQWAYSYRGIFARHTPLISVIAVLPVTDAPQTLAMYEAVTEGFLRAGFPEKQIIPSIVALEAYIFGAAFDANAPADIFDSGRLADSTPHFTSAVRSLGPERNNYPSDLAFSMGLDALITGLGALRV comes from the coding sequence ATGCCTGAACCCACCCCCGCCCCCGGCGAGACCAAAGCGCGCCGCAGGGCAGGACGGCCAATGGCGGCGGTCCTGGACCAGGACGGCATCACTGCAGCGGCGCTGGAACTGATCAGCAAGAAGGGCTACGACGGTCTCACCATGGCCGCACTCGCGCGCTCCCTGGGGGTGGCGCCGTCGGCCCTTTACAACCATGTGTCCTCCAAGGATGAAGTCCTCAAGCTCGTGGAAGAAGACCTGATGTCCAAGGTCGACTTCGGCGGTTTCAGCACGCTCCCTTGGGAGGAGGCCGTCAGGCAATGGGCATATTCCTACCGCGGCATCTTCGCAAGGCACACCCCGCTGATCTCGGTGATCGCGGTCCTTCCCGTGACGGACGCCCCGCAGACGCTCGCGATGTACGAAGCCGTCACGGAGGGATTTCTCCGTGCGGGTTTCCCGGAGAAGCAGATCATCCCCAGCATCGTGGCCCTCGAGGCTTATATTTTCGGGGCTGCTTTCGACGCGAACGCGCCGGCGGACATTTTCGATTCCGGCCGCTTGGCCGACTCCACGCCGCACTTCACTTCGGCGGTCCGCAGCCTTGGACCCGAACGGAACAACTACCCGTCCGACCTCGCGTTCAGCATGGGCCTGGATGCGCTGATCACCGGGCTCGGCGCGCTCCGCGTATAG
- a CDS encoding flavin monoamine oxidase family protein, with protein MLNLDRDVVIVGAGPSGLTAARELKKAGLSVAVLEARDRVGGRTWTDTIDGAMLEIGGQWVSPDQTALMGLLDELGLKMYSRYRDGESVYLAPDGSRTRYTGASFPVSETTAAEMDKLIAILDGLAAEIGPEEPWAHPKARELDTISFHHWLRQNSTDEEACNNIGLFIAGGMLTKPAHAFSALQAVLMAASAGSFSNLTDEDFILDKRVIGGMQQVSLLIAAELGDDVVLNSPVRTINWEPAGEGHRVTVESERATVNARFVIMAVPPNLYSRVSYNPPLPRRQHQMHQHQSLGLVIKVHAVYSTPFWREDGLSGTGFGADALVQEVYDNTNHGDTRGTLVGFISDEKADAVFELSAEDRKKKVLESIASFLGDKALDAEVYYESDWGSEEWTRGAYAASYDLGGLHRYGKDQHANVGPIYWSSSDLAAEGYQHVDGAVRMGQATAARIVTANNRVAAVPVA; from the coding sequence ATGTTGAATCTTGATCGCGACGTCGTAATTGTCGGTGCCGGTCCGTCGGGACTGACGGCCGCCCGCGAATTGAAGAAGGCCGGACTCAGCGTTGCCGTGCTCGAAGCGCGCGACCGTGTCGGGGGCCGCACGTGGACCGACACCATTGACGGGGCCATGCTGGAAATCGGCGGACAATGGGTGTCCCCGGACCAGACCGCACTCATGGGACTCCTGGACGAACTGGGCCTCAAGATGTACTCCCGCTACCGCGACGGCGAATCTGTCTACCTAGCGCCGGACGGCAGCCGCACCCGCTACACCGGGGCTTCCTTCCCGGTCAGCGAAACCACTGCAGCCGAGATGGACAAGCTCATAGCCATCCTGGACGGCCTCGCCGCCGAGATCGGCCCGGAGGAGCCCTGGGCCCACCCCAAGGCCCGCGAACTGGACACCATCTCCTTCCACCACTGGCTGCGCCAGAACTCGACGGACGAGGAAGCCTGCAACAACATCGGCCTCTTCATCGCCGGCGGCATGCTGACCAAGCCGGCCCATGCTTTCTCAGCCCTGCAAGCAGTGCTGATGGCAGCTTCGGCGGGATCCTTCTCCAATCTGACGGACGAAGACTTCATCCTGGACAAGCGGGTTATCGGCGGCATGCAGCAGGTCTCCCTGTTGATCGCCGCGGAACTGGGTGACGACGTCGTACTTAACAGCCCGGTCCGCACCATCAATTGGGAGCCCGCCGGTGAAGGCCACCGCGTCACCGTCGAGTCCGAGCGTGCAACCGTCAACGCACGATTCGTGATCATGGCCGTTCCGCCGAACCTGTACTCCCGCGTGTCCTACAACCCGCCGCTGCCGCGCCGCCAGCACCAGATGCACCAGCACCAGTCCCTGGGCCTGGTCATCAAGGTCCACGCCGTCTACAGCACGCCGTTCTGGCGCGAAGACGGACTGTCCGGCACGGGCTTCGGCGCTGACGCCCTCGTCCAAGAGGTCTACGACAACACCAACCACGGGGACACCCGCGGCACCTTGGTGGGCTTCATCTCGGACGAAAAGGCCGACGCCGTCTTCGAACTCAGTGCCGAGGACCGCAAGAAGAAGGTCCTTGAGTCCATTGCGAGCTTCCTGGGAGACAAGGCCCTGGATGCCGAGGTCTACTACGAATCCGACTGGGGTTCCGAGGAATGGACCCGCGGAGCCTATGCGGCCAGCTATGACCTGGGCGGCCTGCACCGCTACGGCAAGGACCAGCACGCCAACGTCGGACCCATCTACTGGTCCTCCTCCGATCTGGCCGCGGAAGGCTACCAGCACGTGGACGGAGCAGTCCGGATGGGCCAGGCAACGGCCGCGAGGATCGTCACCGCCAACAACCGAGTCGCTGCGGTACCGGTGGCGTAG
- a CDS encoding LamB/YcsF family protein → MPYIDLNSDVGESFGNWTMGDDAAVFRHVSSANVACGFHAGDPTTIARTCREAVAAGVTIGAHVGYRDLAGFGRRFLDCSATELADDVLYQLGALQALAHAAGSEIKYVKPHGALYNAIVHHEVHAQAVADAVHAFSPGLPLLLLPGSVALAKAEAKGLRGVAEAFADRAYNADGTLVSRREEGAVLHDHAAITENMVRLATEGKIVASDGSVLNVHAESICVHGDTPGAVAMAAAVRAGLEAAGVTVRSFA, encoded by the coding sequence ATGCCTTATATCGACCTCAACAGCGACGTCGGAGAATCCTTCGGCAACTGGACCATGGGCGACGACGCTGCAGTCTTCCGCCACGTGTCGAGTGCCAACGTGGCCTGCGGATTCCACGCCGGAGATCCCACCACCATCGCCAGGACCTGCCGCGAGGCCGTCGCCGCAGGAGTGACCATTGGTGCCCACGTGGGTTATCGGGACCTCGCGGGTTTCGGCCGCCGCTTCCTGGATTGCTCCGCAACCGAACTGGCCGACGACGTTCTGTACCAACTCGGCGCACTCCAGGCGTTGGCCCACGCGGCCGGTTCCGAGATCAAATACGTCAAACCGCACGGCGCACTCTACAACGCGATCGTCCACCACGAAGTCCATGCCCAGGCAGTGGCCGACGCCGTCCATGCCTTCAGTCCCGGACTCCCGCTTCTTCTCCTGCCGGGCTCCGTCGCACTCGCCAAAGCCGAAGCGAAGGGGCTCCGGGGAGTCGCCGAGGCGTTCGCCGACCGTGCCTACAATGCGGACGGCACCCTCGTATCGCGCCGCGAAGAAGGCGCCGTGCTACACGACCACGCCGCGATCACCGAGAACATGGTCCGTCTGGCAACGGAGGGCAAAATCGTGGCCAGCGACGGTTCTGTCCTGAACGTCCACGCCGAAAGCATCTGCGTCCATGGAGACACTCCCGGCGCCGTGGCGATGGCAGCCGCCGTCCGCGCGGGACTCGAAGCAGCGGGCGTCACCGTACGGAGCTTCGCGTGA
- a CDS encoding 5-oxoprolinase/urea amidolyase family protein, whose amino-acid sequence MSLTGIRWAGPRALLVELSDLPSVLAFHSRLLAEPLPGQLDAVAAAATVLLTFGTHAEALAARTAVGHVDLGAVSRDSSRDVTIEVAYDGEDLAEVGMLTGLGPDGVVAAHTGQLWTAAFGGFASGFTYLLGENHSLDVPRRSSPRTAVPAGSVALGGTFSAVYPRQSPGGWQLIGRTTAVLWDLERESPALVRPGDKVRYVAVREAVALTPAPPAAPPAVPEVTGPALVVDSPGLQSLVQDLGRPGLGDLGVSAAGAVDQQSTRQANRLVGNEAGAAVVETVLGGLSVRAVGDQVLALAGAVVPLEIRDSSGAPARRVAMCAPFALLDGETLSLGEPTLGARSYLAVRGGIDVHPVLGSRSSDSMSGIGPAPLSVGTRLPVGRAPLFQLVGAPEETTLRLGVASAELRITLGPRDDWFDSRALETLTEQDWITSEQSNRIGVRLSPGGGPALERNADRGAGELPSEGAVAGALQVPPSGHPVLFLADHPVTGGYPVIAVVVPEDLPTAAQLPPGHRVRFTIVDPATLEPLEPAASGAVSEGTQP is encoded by the coding sequence GTGAGCCTCACGGGAATACGATGGGCGGGCCCGCGCGCCCTGCTGGTGGAACTTTCCGACCTCCCTTCCGTGCTGGCGTTTCATTCCCGGCTGCTTGCCGAGCCCCTGCCCGGCCAGCTCGACGCGGTCGCGGCGGCAGCCACCGTACTTCTCACGTTCGGCACGCATGCCGAGGCACTCGCGGCGCGCACCGCCGTCGGGCATGTTGACCTGGGAGCGGTGTCACGCGACAGTTCCCGCGACGTCACCATCGAAGTGGCGTACGACGGCGAGGACCTCGCAGAGGTGGGCATGCTCACCGGTCTGGGCCCGGACGGCGTCGTGGCCGCCCACACTGGACAGCTCTGGACCGCGGCTTTCGGCGGCTTCGCCTCGGGCTTCACGTATTTGCTCGGCGAGAACCACAGCCTCGACGTTCCGCGCCGCAGCTCGCCACGCACCGCCGTTCCGGCCGGTTCCGTGGCGCTCGGCGGGACGTTTTCCGCCGTCTACCCGCGGCAATCCCCGGGCGGTTGGCAACTGATCGGACGCACGACGGCGGTCCTCTGGGATCTCGAGCGGGAGTCACCGGCTCTGGTTCGTCCGGGAGACAAGGTCAGGTATGTGGCCGTCCGCGAGGCCGTTGCCCTGACTCCCGCACCGCCTGCGGCACCGCCCGCTGTCCCCGAAGTCACCGGCCCCGCCCTGGTGGTGGACTCACCCGGACTGCAATCGCTCGTCCAGGACCTCGGCCGCCCCGGGCTGGGCGACTTGGGCGTGTCGGCTGCGGGCGCTGTGGACCAGCAATCGACCCGTCAAGCCAATCGCTTGGTGGGCAACGAAGCCGGTGCCGCGGTTGTGGAAACGGTGCTGGGTGGACTTTCGGTTCGGGCCGTCGGTGACCAGGTGCTCGCTCTTGCCGGAGCGGTGGTGCCCTTGGAAATCCGCGATTCATCCGGCGCTCCGGCACGCAGGGTGGCTATGTGCGCGCCCTTCGCTCTCCTCGACGGCGAAACCCTCAGCCTGGGAGAGCCGACGCTCGGGGCCCGAAGCTACCTTGCCGTCCGCGGCGGGATTGACGTGCACCCGGTGCTCGGCAGCCGATCAAGCGACTCGATGTCCGGAATCGGTCCCGCGCCGCTGTCGGTCGGGACCCGCCTCCCAGTTGGAAGAGCGCCGCTGTTCCAACTGGTCGGCGCTCCGGAGGAAACGACGCTGCGGCTAGGGGTGGCGTCCGCGGAACTCCGCATCACCTTGGGCCCGCGGGACGACTGGTTCGATTCCCGTGCCTTGGAGACGCTCACGGAGCAGGACTGGATTACCAGCGAGCAGTCCAACAGAATCGGTGTCCGGCTCAGCCCCGGCGGCGGCCCTGCGCTCGAACGAAACGCCGACCGGGGCGCCGGCGAGCTTCCCAGCGAAGGGGCGGTTGCCGGCGCACTCCAAGTGCCACCCAGCGGACACCCCGTCCTTTTCCTGGCCGACCACCCGGTGACGGGCGGGTATCCGGTGATTGCCGTCGTCGTACCCGAAGACCTGCCGACAGCGGCGCAATTGCCGCCCGGCCACAGGGTGCGGTTCACGATCGTGGACCCCGCAACCCTTGAACCCCTTGAACCTGCCGCTTCCGGCGCTGTCTCCGAAGGAACCCAGCCATGA
- a CDS encoding acetyl/propionyl/methylcrotonyl-CoA carboxylase subunit alpha, producing MKKVLIANRGEIAVRIARACSDEGLESVAVYSDPDADSLHVRFADEAYALGGSTGAETYLDIAKLIDVARRAGADAVHPGYGFLSENADFAQAVIEAGLTWIGPAPQSIRELGNKVTAREIAVRAGAPLVPGSDGPVANAAEVLAFALEYGMPVAIKAAFGGGGRGLKIARRLEDIEDAFESAVRESKAAFGRDECFVERFLDQPRHVEAQILADMHGNVVVLGTRDCSLQRRNQKLVEEAPAPFLSPEQRTLIHESAKAICREAGYYGAGTVEYLVAVDGTISFLEVNTRLQVEHPVTEETSGVDLVREQFRIAAGGRLSLTEDPEPQGHAFEFRLNAEDPARGFLPGPGTVDVFEAPTGPGIRVDSGVRSGSVVPGEYDSLLAKLIVRGEDRQQALRRARAALDEMQIKGLPTVLPFHRAVVRHEAFTSEDKLGVYTTWIETEFAEELAASPEIARVAPGSERSTFTVELDGKAVQLGLPLRLFEALMSGGGGSVAAVSAPVVADDAGLASPMSGSLVKWLVEDGAVVEAGQPVAVLEAMKMETTVPAHRSGTVARGPQEPGAAVGRGDVLASIG from the coding sequence ATGAAAAAGGTCCTGATCGCCAACCGCGGCGAGATCGCCGTGCGGATTGCCCGCGCCTGCTCCGATGAGGGCTTGGAGTCTGTTGCCGTGTACTCGGACCCCGACGCCGATTCCCTTCACGTGCGGTTTGCAGACGAGGCCTACGCACTGGGCGGTTCCACCGGCGCCGAGACGTACCTGGACATCGCCAAGCTGATCGACGTCGCCCGCCGCGCCGGTGCCGACGCCGTGCACCCCGGATATGGCTTCCTGTCCGAGAACGCCGACTTCGCTCAGGCCGTGATCGAAGCAGGGCTTACGTGGATCGGCCCGGCTCCGCAGTCGATCCGGGAGTTGGGCAATAAAGTGACGGCCCGGGAGATCGCCGTCCGTGCCGGGGCTCCTCTCGTTCCTGGCAGCGACGGTCCGGTGGCCAACGCGGCCGAAGTACTTGCGTTCGCCTTGGAATACGGCATGCCAGTGGCCATCAAGGCTGCTTTTGGCGGGGGAGGCCGCGGGCTCAAGATTGCGCGGCGCCTCGAGGATATCGAGGACGCATTCGAATCGGCCGTGCGTGAATCCAAGGCAGCCTTCGGACGGGACGAATGCTTCGTGGAGCGCTTCCTGGACCAGCCGCGGCACGTCGAGGCCCAGATCCTGGCCGATATGCATGGCAACGTTGTGGTCCTCGGAACCCGCGACTGCTCACTGCAGCGCCGCAACCAGAAGCTCGTGGAGGAGGCTCCGGCACCCTTCCTGAGCCCTGAACAGCGCACGCTCATCCACGAATCGGCCAAGGCCATTTGCCGCGAGGCCGGATACTACGGTGCCGGAACCGTCGAATACCTCGTGGCCGTGGATGGCACCATCTCCTTCCTGGAGGTCAATACGCGCCTGCAGGTGGAGCATCCCGTCACCGAAGAAACCTCCGGGGTGGACCTGGTCCGCGAACAATTCCGGATTGCCGCAGGCGGCAGGCTTTCCCTGACGGAAGACCCTGAGCCCCAAGGACACGCCTTCGAGTTCCGTCTCAACGCCGAGGATCCCGCGCGCGGCTTCCTGCCGGGGCCCGGCACGGTGGACGTCTTCGAAGCGCCCACGGGTCCGGGTATCCGAGTGGACTCGGGGGTTCGCTCGGGCTCGGTGGTTCCCGGAGAATACGATTCCCTCCTGGCCAAGCTGATCGTCCGGGGAGAGGACCGGCAGCAGGCCCTGCGCCGCGCCCGGGCTGCCCTGGACGAGATGCAGATCAAGGGTTTGCCCACCGTGCTTCCTTTCCACCGGGCCGTGGTCCGCCACGAGGCCTTCACCTCGGAAGACAAGCTCGGCGTGTACACCACGTGGATCGAGACAGAGTTCGCCGAAGAGCTTGCCGCGTCCCCCGAGATCGCCCGCGTGGCCCCCGGCTCCGAACGCAGCACGTTCACGGTGGAGCTGGATGGAAAGGCAGTACAGCTTGGACTTCCCCTTCGCTTGTTCGAAGCGCTGATGAGCGGAGGTGGCGGTTCCGTCGCTGCTGTTTCGGCTCCGGTAGTGGCCGACGACGCCGGGCTGGCCTCACCGATGTCCGGCTCGCTGGTGAAATGGCTGGTTGAGGACGGTGCCGTCGTGGAAGCCGGGCAGCCCGTGGCGGTGTTGGAGGCCATGAAGATGGAAACCACCGTCCCTGCCCACCGTTCCGGCACCGTGGCGCGTGGTCCGCAAGAGCCAGGTGCCGCCGTCGGGCGCGGAGACGTGCTCGCGAGCATCGGCTGA
- a CDS encoding GntR family transcriptional regulator translates to MPMNAALQGIADAGHATHAHTGAWVAAQLRQRISQGLLPPGTKLSEQTLSEALGVSRNTLREAFTVLAGESVVQRIPNRGVFVAAPGADDVREIYRVRRLIEPAAVLWGDVPSEALDAMDAIVDKARAALSEGSVAGMADANQELHKALVSLSGSASLDVLMEKVLAEMRLVFHAMATTPDFHSHYVERNAALVAQIRSGQREEAAAELRRYLDGAEHELLVHIGAIP, encoded by the coding sequence ATGCCCATGAACGCTGCGCTTCAAGGAATCGCCGACGCCGGCCACGCCACCCACGCCCACACCGGAGCGTGGGTTGCCGCCCAGCTTCGCCAGCGCATCTCCCAGGGCCTGTTGCCGCCCGGCACGAAGCTCTCCGAACAGACCTTGTCCGAGGCGCTCGGCGTGTCCCGGAACACCCTGCGGGAGGCCTTTACAGTGCTTGCCGGTGAATCCGTGGTCCAGCGGATTCCCAACCGCGGCGTGTTCGTGGCCGCCCCCGGCGCCGATGACGTCCGGGAGATCTACCGGGTGCGCCGACTGATCGAGCCGGCGGCCGTGCTGTGGGGCGATGTCCCGTCGGAAGCCCTCGACGCTATGGACGCCATCGTCGACAAAGCCCGGGCTGCCCTCTCGGAGGGATCGGTGGCCGGCATGGCGGATGCCAACCAGGAGCTGCACAAGGCCTTGGTGTCGTTGTCCGGAAGTGCCTCCCTGGACGTATTGATGGAGAAGGTGCTGGCCGAGATGCGGTTGGTCTTCCACGCCATGGCCACCACTCCCGACTTCCACAGCCACTACGTGGAACGCAACGCCGCCTTGGTTGCCCAGATCCGTAGCGGACAGCGTGAAGAGGCTGCTGCCGAATTGCGCCGCTACCTCGACGGTGCCGAGCACGAACTCCTGGTGCACATCGGGGCAATACCGTAG
- a CDS encoding DUF5997 family protein gives MTSANSQSMKPATVAKKLGIYLPATPQEFQDSEITRADFAELQANAPEWLAELRRTGPHPRPVVAQKLNISISGLARGGITEPLTTAEITELLEAPPQWLVVERATHAAVRSEAKRIKEEAAKKEATKEAKTNATAKRDAPKASKRDHA, from the coding sequence ATGACCTCTGCAAACTCCCAGTCCATGAAGCCGGCCACCGTTGCCAAGAAACTTGGCATCTACCTGCCTGCAACACCCCAGGAGTTCCAGGATTCGGAAATCACCCGCGCCGACTTCGCCGAGCTCCAGGCCAATGCCCCGGAGTGGCTCGCCGAACTGCGCCGGACGGGTCCGCACCCGCGTCCCGTGGTGGCACAGAAGCTGAATATCTCCATTAGCGGCCTCGCCCGCGGCGGAATCACCGAGCCCCTGACGACGGCGGAAATCACCGAACTGCTGGAAGCTCCTCCGCAGTGGCTCGTCGTCGAACGCGCCACGCACGCAGCCGTACGCTCCGAGGCAAAGCGCATCAAGGAAGAAGCTGCCAAGAAGGAAGCTACGAAGGAAGCCAAAACCAACGCCACCGCCAAGCGGGACGCGCCCAAGGCATCCAAGCGGGACCACGCTTAA